A stretch of DNA from Paenibacillus albus:
ACCACGATCGGCGCCTCAATCGGCTTCACGCCATACTCGCCCCATGCAAGCTCTACCGATCCGCGTTCAGCCGTCACACGTACGCCGATATTGTCATAAGTCAGCTCCCAAGCAAGCGTCAGCTGCTGACCATGATACACATCGGAGTAGCTGGATGCCAGCATCGATACCGATACTTGCTCGCCTGCCTGTACAGTCTGGCAAGGAGGTGCGTCGATTACGATAAAGTCCGGCGTATGCAGGTCAGATAGCGACATGCCCGGAACCAGATCTTCATAGCCGAACTGCTTATCCGTACCGTCGAGACGGTAGTAGCCGTTGAATTCGTTGGTCACATCGCGGAATTCCGTGAAGACGAAACCGCACATTTTGTCATGACGGCGGAACTCATTCATCATGTACCAGTAGTGCCAAGCCAGATCGCTGTCGCCAGCGCCGTTCGAGAAGCCCCACACATTGCCGCATTCGCTGTTCATCAGAGGCGCATCGCCCTGAACATTATCGCCAATGCAGTTGAAGCTCGAGCCCGGGAAGGTTTTGTCCACAACCTCAGTCACATGCTCGCGCAGCTGCTCGTAGCCGTTAATGTAGAAGTGCCATGTATTCAGATCAGTCTCGACGTGGTCGAAGTTACAAGGCGAGTTATCTTCGATGATCCGCGTCGGGTCAAGCTCTTTCGCCCAGTGGTAGATGCCTCTGACCCATTCCTGAGTTTCAGGCAGGTAGGTGTTGCTTGGCACATGCGATTGATTGGTCAGACCCTGCGACTCCGGATTCGTCTTCAAACCCCAAGTTTCATTGAACATGACCCAAGAGAAGATCGATGGGTGGTTGTAATCGCGCTCAATAATTTCCTTCGCTTCGCTCTCGTAATTCGCTCTTGCCGTCTCATCTGGATTGCCCCAGAAACAAGGCATATCTTCCATCACGAGCATACCAAGCTTGTCTGCCCAGTACAGCTTGCGCGGCTCTTCTGGCTTAATATGAATACGAACTAGGTTAAGGCCGAGGCGCTTCAGCAAATAAATCTCATCTTGCATCTCATCGTCGGTCGGATACGTGAAGTAACCTGTCGGATGATAGGACTGATCCAGCGTACCGTTCAGATAAATCGGTTTGCCGTTCAGCGTAACCCAGCGGTAAGACCGATCGCCGAACAGCGCTGTACCGAACTCGCGAATACCGAAGTACGTTGACACCGCATCGCCAGCACTGTCTGCACGAGTGAGCGTGAGCGTACCTTCATAGAGATAAGGCGTCTCAGGACTCCACAATTGCGGATCGCTCACGACAAAAGAAGTGCTAACTTCATTCTCGCCTACTGCCAGCTCGGCAACGAAGGCATGCTGCACAGTTCCGCCATCGAAGCTGAACTGCAAACTAGCTTCTCCCGCTTCATGAGCGACAACGACCGCCTTCACACCGATTGTGCCATTAATGAACGTTGCGAATTTTGCCGATTGGATATAGGATTGCGGACGTGCTTCCAGCCAAACCGGCTGCCAAATGCCGCGGATCTCTCCATAACCTTGCTTACCGCGCGCTTGATAGCCATGGTCAAAATCAGTTGCGCTTACAACGATCGTATTCTCCGCGTCACTGCACCATACATGTGTTACATCAAATTCAAAGTCACCGTAACCGCCAATGTGCGAGCCTACAAGAGCGCCGTTTACCCACACTTGAGTGCTGTAATCCGCTGCGCCGAAACGCAGGAACACTCGCGAATCGTTCTCAGCCGGCGACCATGCCACGCTTTTCTTATACCAGCCTGTACCGCGCTCATCGCGGCCAATTCCCGACAACGGGCTTGCCCACGAGAAAGGCACAACAATTTCACTGTCGAACTGCGCGGTAGGCGCTTCGTAACCGTTTGCAACTTCCACCGTATCCAGACGGAATTCCCATGTACCGTTCAAATTCAGCCAATCCTGGCGCTGCCAGTCCGGGCGTGGATATTCAGGACGAGGTATTTGTTTCAATGCAGACGTCAATGCTTGTGCGGTCATAGCGAGTAAGCACAACCTTCCCTTAAAAGTGGATTTGCCCCCATTTTAGCACCCATATATAGTTTAATCAATATGTATATTACACTTTTACAATATAACGTTTTTCGAGTACACTACCTCTATAACGATTTGAAGGGCTGGTCTAGTGAAGCCAATGAACGAAATCAAACAAGATACAATTAGATACCCATCTTCGCGCATTGTCGACGTGGCCAAGGCGTTATCCGGAGACGTTCGGGTACGCATCCTGGAAGCGCTCGGCGAGAAGCCGATGAGTGTCAGCCAGCTTGCGGAAGCGCTTGGCGTGGCGCAGCCGACGATCTCGATCAATGTGCAAATTCTAGAGAGCGTGGAGCTCGTCTCGTCCACAACCGGTGCGAACCGGGAGAAAATATGCTCGGTTACTGGACGTTCCATTCTGCTTGAGCTCCCAGTCAAGCTCGGCGAGGGATTGCACCGCACCGAAGAGCTGCATATGCCAATCGGCATGTATGCCCATTGCATGACCCAGCCGACCTGCGGCATCGTAACGAAGGACGGTTCTTATGTCGGTTCCGTCGACGATCCGCGCGCCTTCTATCTGCCCGAACGAGTAGATGCATCACTGCTCTGGTTCTCCGGGGCTGGCTATTTCGAATATTATTTCGCCAACCCAATGCCGCCGGGCGTTATGATTGACGAGCTGTGGTTCAGCGCAGAGCTCTGCTCGGAGGCGCCACACTTCCATATGGACTGGCCTTCGGATATCTCACTGTTCATCAATGACCAGCTTGTCGGCACCTTCACCAGCCCCGGCGATCTCGGCGATCGCAAAGGCAAGCTGACGGCGGACAAATGGAGCGGCACCGAATACGGCCAGCTCACAGAATGGCGCATAACCGCGTCCGGCAGCCTAGTGAATGGCAATGCTTCCTCCACCGTGACCATTGCATCGCTAGATTTGCAATACAATAAGCCGATCCGCGTCCGTCTAGAGGTCGCTGAGGATGCGGCGAACTGCCGCGGACTCAACCTATTCGGAGCAAACTTCGGCGACCACCGGCAGGATCTGCTGCTGTCATTTATCCGGTACTCGGAGTAGGCAGAGGTAAACAAGCAAACAACACAAATAAGCGCAAGGAGCGACATTCGCCCCTTGCGCTTTTGCTTATTCAACACACTTTTGCCGACTTATTTAGCCGAAATGGTCAGCATTACGGTCTTGATCTCAAATGGCGCAAACGCGAGAGGTATGCTGCCATCCACAGCTTCCAACTGCTCTTGTTTGTTCTCCATCAAATCCGTTGACCAAGCATCCTGCAGCGGCAGGCCGACGCGAAGCGCGGATTGCACGGAAGCACCGCTTGTCTCGTATAGGCGAACGATGATGGCATCGCTATCTTCCGCCTTTTTCACCGCTTCGATCATAACGCTTGGGTGAGCTGGCTGGAAGAAGGATTGCGCCGCAGACGATGCAGGCTGTGAATGTTCACCTTCAGCACGTGCTGTACGGAGCGGCACGTTCAGCTCATAGCCTTGCTTATAAACTTCAGCAGCTACATGATCACCCACATGTGGATAGAGCGAGTAAGTGAACATATGCTCCGCCTGATCCGCTTCCGGGTCTGGATATTTCGAGCTGCGCAGCAGGTTCAGATCGAGCGTGCTGCCCTCAGCGCGGTAGCCGTACTTGCAATCATTGAGCAATGCTGCGCCGTAGCTCGGCTCAGATAGATCGACATATTGATGCGCGCAAATTTCGTCTTTGGCATAATCCCACATGGTGTTGCGGTGAGTTGGACGGTTTAAGTAGCCGAATTGAATCTCGCAAGCGGCACGTTCCGAACGGATGTTCAGCGGGAAGGAGGTCCGGAGCATCTTCTCCTCTTCCTTCCAGTCGACGGTCGTTACGAAATCAATGCGGCGGCTGCCTTCGGTCAACACAACCTTCTGAATAATAACGGAATCTCCATATTGATAGCATTGAATGACGCCCGCCGTCGGCCCAGACTCGAAGGATGACGACTCGATCAGCGCAAGCGGCATCCCGCCGGTCTCGCGGTAATCTTGGCGGAAGTCCCATGCATCGCCTTTATCATCGTACACCTGCAGCAAGTTGGCGCTTTGGCCTGGCAGGACAACCTCACGGTTGTGCACTTTATCAAATACGGACACAATCGCGCCATTCTCGCTGAACGTAACCTTCAGCAGCTCGTTCTCAATAGTCCGCTGAACGGTGCACACGGTTGGCGTTGCAGGCGCTGCAGACTGTGCCGCTCCTGCCGCAGCGATACCCATCGCGGGAACTGTAACACGCTGCCAGCTTCCGCCTTCGCTCTCGAACCACTCGGTGCGCTCCCAAGGCAAAGAGTTAAATACGGTGAGCGCCTCTCCTGACGGAGCTGAGGCATCAGATGTGACCGCCGTCGCTGCAACCGCAACCGGCGAAGCTGCTGTACGCTGAAGCGCAATCGCTTCATACCGCTCTGCAAGCAATGCTTCCACTCGCTCCAGCAGCAGCGCATAATGCTCCAGCGATTCATCGTATACCCGCTTAATGGACGAGCCCGGGAGAATATCGTGGAATTGGTACAGCAGCACTTCCTTCCAGATTTCCTCCAGTTCGGCCTGCGGATAGGCGATGCCGCACAGCGAGCTGGCCAGCACTGCAGCGAACTCAAGCTCGCGGAGCGCTTTCTCTAGCTTGCGATTGTATCGTTTGTTCCGCGCTTGGCTCGTCAGCGTTCCTTGATGCTTCTCAAGGTACAGCTCCCCGCGCCATGTCTGGTAGCTCGCCTGCTTCTCAGCAAGCTTCTCGAAGAACGCCGAAGACGGTTCCTGCACGACGGGACTGAGTCCGAGCAAATTCTTCTCGCGCGCCAACCGCTCCAGATGCTCTTCACCCGGTCCGCCGCCGCCGTCGCCGATGCCAAATAGCATCAAGGCGTGATCGGCTACATTCTTATCCAAGTAATCCGCTTCCGCCTTCACGATCGAACGAGGCGCAGCCGGACTGTTGTACGTGTCCTCCGGCGGCATATGCGTCAGCACCTGTGAGCCGTCAATCCCTTCCCACATGAACGTATGGTGAGGATGGCGGTTGTAGGTGCTCCACGACAGCTTCTGCGTCATCATGTAATCGACGCCGGACTTGCTCAAGATCTGCGGCAAGCTCGCTGTGTAGCCGAATACGTCCGGCATCCACAACGACTTCATCTCTTGCCCGAACTCCTGCAAGAAGTATCGCTTGCCATACAACACTTGCCTTACGAGCGCTTCCCCGCCAGGCACATTCGTGTCGGATTCGACCCACATAGCGCCTTGCGGTTCCCAGCGTCCTTCCTTCACGCGCTCTTTCACCTGCTCATACAGCGCAGGATAGTGCGTCTTCACCCATTCATACAGCTGCGGCTGGCTCGCTCCGAAGATATAATCCGGATACCGCTCCATCATCCGCAGCGCTGTCGAGAACGTCCGCGCGCCTTTGCGGATCGTCTCCCGGATTGGCCACAGCCACGCCAAATCGATATGCGCATGGCCGACGGCGCTGATCGTCAGCGCCGGATCGCCGCCGCGCTTCGCCAGCTGCTCGTGAAGCAGAGCACTCGCCTTCGCGATGCGCTCATCGGTCATCTCCGTGAGGATGAGCGTCACTTCATAGAGCGCGCGTGCGATCTTCTCTTTCCGCGCGGAGCCTTGCGGCAGCTTCTCTGCTGTTTCCAGGAGCACTTCAGCATCGTAGTAAAGCTCGCGGACATTCTCGCGGCAGATGGCAATAACCGCTTCCTTGAGCGTGCCGCTGCGGTACCGGCCGAAGAGGTCGTTACATCCGGCATCGCCCCACAGGTCAATCGCTTCATCCCCAGATGACGATTCGCTAATGTGGACAACCCGCTTGCCCGGCAGGCCGAGTGAATAATCGAATTCCGAGTTAATGTTCGTCAGGCCTTGCACCGGCGTGCCTGCTTCATCAACCAAACACAGCTCGCCGTTTACGTCAATGAGAAGCACAACCTTGGACCCGCGAGCATCGATCGGCACCTGACCTTCAAAATGAAACCATGCACAATCCCACAGCTCGCCCCATCGGTCGCCTGCAGCTACTTCCAGCCGTTGGCCCGACATGCGTTCCGCATAAGCGACCGGCTCCTTCGTCACCCAAGCCGTAGCCGTCAATGTAGATATGGGCTGATAAATATATTCCTGCAATCTCCCAAGCATGGACCGCATCTGATCAAATTTAACTGTTTCGTAAGGCATCCGAATCCTCTTTTCCGCAGCATATTTACTGTCTTAGATTCCATCTATCCGAAGTCCGCCAAGATCGCAATAACGCTACCCATATTGTGAATATCAATATAATATATATTCAATATATATGCAACGATAGAATTGCAAAAAAAGAAGAAGCTCTCCACGACGTGGAAAGTTTCTCCTTTTGCCCTCGAAATCATGCATCCTCAGCCCTGAACGTTGCTTACTGCACAGGCTTCAGCGGACCTGTCGACTGCCGTACGACAAGCTCAGGTTTTACGATCATTTTGCTATACTTGTGCTCTGCAGCCTGCTTATCGTTGATTACCTCAATCAGCTTGTTAGCTGCCTCGTAGCCAATTTCATGCTCGAACTGCTTCACATGCGTGAACACGCTCATATCCTCCGCGATCGCAGTCGGGTCGTCAAAGCTGACGAGCGATAGATCCTCCGGCACCGAAAGCCCGCACTGGCGCGCAGTCCGATACACGTTCATGCCAAGCTTGCTGTTGAGCGTAATATAAGCGGTTGCCATGCGATTGCGGATGTAACGGTAAAGCGGATGATCCTCTTTCACTTCATTGAACGGCGCGAATTCCGTTATAATATGAGCCGGATTAATGAGCGCCCCCTTCTTCTTGAGCGCGTCCATATACCCTTGAATCCGCTCTTGAACGGTCACGGTTTGAATCGGCGAATCCGAGCAAATCGCAATTTCCCGGTGTCCCAGCTCCCATAGATGATCAACAGCAAGCGCTGCTCCCGCACGACCGTCTCCAGCAATATAGTGCGTTTCCACGCCAGGCAAGTAGCGGTCAATAAGAATGAACGGATACCCGGACAGCTTCATGCCGAGAATCTCGACATTGTACTGCTCCTCATCGACCGGGAAGATCAGCATCCCTTCTGCACCCATATCCATCAGTGTCTGAATCGCTTCATTCTCCACCGAAAGAGCACTGTTCGAGAGCATAATGACCGTCCGATAGCCCTTCTCCGTGAGCGCCCTCTGTACGCCTTGGGTCAGCCGCGCTGCAAAATAGTCATGGATTGAAGGCAAAATAAGCCCTATAATACCACTCTTCGTGCTCGCTCCCGCCCTGGCAGCCGGTTCATGACGAACCGCCACACTGCTTGCAGTTGGTCTCGTCTCCACAGCGTTCACCATGCTCGCTTGGCTGCTTACGAAGCTCCCTCTTCCCGGTACACGTGTAATGACATTCTCATTGGCTAAGCCCGTAAGTGCATTGACGACGGTAATTTTGCTGACGTTGAAGCGCTCCATAAGCTCCTTCTCAGTCGGAATGCGGTCGCCTTCCTTGAGACCGTGTGAATTAATTAGGCTGCGGATATAATCTTGAATCTTCTGATACAGAGGCACCCGGTCCATTGCATTCATTATTAACACCACTCAATCTATAATTAATATATATTCAATATAGTATATCCAATTCAAGAATGCTTTATAAAGCTTAAAAAAATTTAAGAAATTTTTAGTTGCCGACCTTTTCTAATAGTATCAGAGAATCCTATTAACTGAAACATTATTCGTCAAGTTTAGACATTTTTCTTTCATGCCTTTTTGGGCCTCTGAATAACCCTCCTACTTTAGGGCGAGAAGGCAAACTATAAGCACGATTCTATGGAACTAGAAAGCTATTCATATGTGGATAACTAGAGTTGTGGATATGTTTACATTTGCGAAAATCATTCCAGTTTCTTCACATTGCGGGTTGTTAGCAGTGGGGATAAGTCAGTGGATAAGTTCGCATTCATGCACAGGCCCGGTACAAGTTACTCCTTGCGCTGCATGATTCGATACTGAAGAGGTGTAGCACCTAGATGCTGCTTAAACAGCTGAATGAACTGCGATGTTGTCGAAAAACCACAATCCGCACCAATATCGCTGACGGTCAACTCCGTGCTTAGCAGCAATATCCGGCTATGCTCCAGCCTGCGGCGCAGCAGGTAGTTGCCTGGGGACGTCCCTGTCACTTCCTTGAAGAGATGACGGAAGTGATCCTGGCTGTAGCCTGCCAGTTCAGACATTGTCCGAATATTAATGGGTCTGCTGAAGTTCTCATCCATGTACCTTCTGGCGAAGAATAGCTTATCTGCCGCGGTATCCTTCTCACGTTTCGTTGCGCCTGCGGAGTCGAATCGCGCCAGCAGAATGATAGCCTCGTTCACCATGAGATTCAGCCTTTCCATATAATGCGGCTTTCCCCCAATCAGCTCAGCCCGCATTCGTGTAAGCAGCTTCAGCATCTCTTTATCCTCATTATCGTAATAGAGTCCGTTAACAAGCGAAATAGGGTAATCGTCGTAAGAAAAGCCGAAGAATAGCACTTCTGTTGGCGCATCATGCCGTTCGTCATGTGTATACAGGGGACGCGTCAGCGTCATGCTGCCTGGCACATAGTCCAGCAGACTCCCGTTGAGGTTCATCTGTCCATATCCATCGGCATAGTAGACGAGCTCGAAGCACTGATGATTATGAAAATCGACATAGGTATCCGATTCATACGTGCTGTAATAGAAGAAATCCAGCTTGCCGTTCACGGTATCCGCCCCCCCATTTTCGCCAGATCCTGATATTAATTCACCTCATCCATATATCGCATATTCCGCTCTCTGCGTAAAGTAGAAACAGACGTTTATTCGCGAATGGGAGGAATTCATGATGACAAGCCATACCGAGCTAACTCTGCAGCAAATTGAGGATTATAAGAGTGACGGTTATCTGTTTATGGATGATGTGCTATCTTCTGAGGAAGTCGAGGAGCTGCGCGAGGCATGTGCAAGCGCACAAATCTCAGTTCTGCGATCCCAGCAGGATTATGAGAATAACACCGTCCACTCCTTAGGTATCACGGCGCTGCATCCAGCCATTCTTCGTTTAGCCAAACACCCTGCCATTGTCTCAAAAATCACTCCGCTCATCGGAGCGAACATCCAGCTGCAGCATTCTAAGCTCGCCACCAAACCGCCTTCCAAAGGCCGCGGCATCTTCCCCTGGCATCAGGATTACGCATTCTATCCACATACGAATACGGATCTGCTGTCCGTCATGATTATGCTTGACGATGCTACCCCGGAGAACGGCTGCATGAGCATGGTTAAGGGAAGCCACCGCTTCGGCCTGCTAAGTCATGAGAAGAACGGCTCTTTCTCGCCGGAATGCCAGGAGAGCCGCTACTGGACGAGCGAGGAATATGAGGTTGTTGATATAACCCCTCGTGCAGGCGGGATCAGCATTCATCACTGCTTGACGCTGCACGGCTCCGTCGCGAATCAATCAGGCAAGCCGCGCAGAGGCATCGTATTCTCGTATCGAGCCGATGATGCCTACCAAATGGCGGATACAATCTTCGATGATACCGGCATGCTCATTAGCGGAACGAAGCAAGGCATTGTGCGCTGCGATGTCGGCACGGTATGGCTCCCTGTACGGCCATTTTGGGGTAATACGTATGGAAGTGCTTGGAATCAGGAAGGACCATTTGCGCAGCGTACGAATGAATCGGA
This window harbors:
- a CDS encoding glycoside hydrolase family 2 protein, coding for MTAQALTSALKQIPRPEYPRPDWQRQDWLNLNGTWEFRLDTVEVANGYEAPTAQFDSEIVVPFSWASPLSGIGRDERGTGWYKKSVAWSPAENDSRVFLRFGAADYSTQVWVNGALVGSHIGGYGDFEFDVTHVWCSDAENTIVVSATDFDHGYQARGKQGYGEIRGIWQPVWLEARPQSYIQSAKFATFINGTIGVKAVVVAHEAGEASLQFSFDGGTVQHAFVAELAVGENEVSTSFVVSDPQLWSPETPYLYEGTLTLTRADSAGDAVSTYFGIREFGTALFGDRSYRWVTLNGKPIYLNGTLDQSYHPTGYFTYPTDDEMQDEIYLLKRLGLNLVRIHIKPEEPRKLYWADKLGMLVMEDMPCFWGNPDETARANYESEAKEIIERDYNHPSIFSWVMFNETWGLKTNPESQGLTNQSHVPSNTYLPETQEWVRGIYHWAKELDPTRIIEDNSPCNFDHVETDLNTWHFYINGYEQLREHVTEVVDKTFPGSSFNCIGDNVQGDAPLMNSECGNVWGFSNGAGDSDLAWHYWYMMNEFRRHDKMCGFVFTEFRDVTNEFNGYYRLDGTDKQFGYEDLVPGMSLSDLHTPDFIVIDAPPCQTVQAGEQVSVSMLASSYSDVYHGQQLTLAWELTYDNIGVRVTAERGSVELAWGEYGVKPIEAPIVVNMPKQDAVAVLAVRLVDAAGHVVTRNFTTFDVRSGAAHGVYDAEGQFVQVPVTGFASHSFPYQWNAVQEGKTNGGSEGEFVYDVELPNVERQGAIHHIEIAFEASAKRLLARNVEGARDRQHGIDFMHGANANVEYNSNTYYMTDDELHPSNIVVSIDDEQVGTFTLPDNPADSRGVLTWQYQEIYNKLDEAGSFGYLCRITVPSRIAAKLNRSRGFKLTIAADKGGVALYGRNAGRYPFDILVRVK
- a CDS encoding ArsR/SmtB family transcription factor; amino-acid sequence: MNEIKQDTIRYPSSRIVDVAKALSGDVRVRILEALGEKPMSVSQLAEALGVAQPTISINVQILESVELVSSTTGANREKICSVTGRSILLELPVKLGEGLHRTEELHMPIGMYAHCMTQPTCGIVTKDGSYVGSVDDPRAFYLPERVDASLLWFSGAGYFEYYFANPMPPGVMIDELWFSAELCSEAPHFHMDWPSDISLFINDQLVGTFTSPGDLGDRKGKLTADKWSGTEYGQLTEWRITASGSLVNGNASSTVTIASLDLQYNKPIRVRLEVAEDAANCRGLNLFGANFGDHRQDLLLSFIRYSE
- a CDS encoding alpha-mannosidase, producing the protein MPYETVKFDQMRSMLGRLQEYIYQPISTLTATAWVTKEPVAYAERMSGQRLEVAAGDRWGELWDCAWFHFEGQVPIDARGSKVVLLIDVNGELCLVDEAGTPVQGLTNINSEFDYSLGLPGKRVVHISESSSGDEAIDLWGDAGCNDLFGRYRSGTLKEAVIAICRENVRELYYDAEVLLETAEKLPQGSARKEKIARALYEVTLILTEMTDERIAKASALLHEQLAKRGGDPALTISAVGHAHIDLAWLWPIRETIRKGARTFSTALRMMERYPDYIFGASQPQLYEWVKTHYPALYEQVKERVKEGRWEPQGAMWVESDTNVPGGEALVRQVLYGKRYFLQEFGQEMKSLWMPDVFGYTASLPQILSKSGVDYMMTQKLSWSTYNRHPHHTFMWEGIDGSQVLTHMPPEDTYNSPAAPRSIVKAEADYLDKNVADHALMLFGIGDGGGGPGEEHLERLAREKNLLGLSPVVQEPSSAFFEKLAEKQASYQTWRGELYLEKHQGTLTSQARNKRYNRKLEKALRELEFAAVLASSLCGIAYPQAELEEIWKEVLLYQFHDILPGSSIKRVYDESLEHYALLLERVEALLAERYEAIALQRTAASPVAVAATAVTSDASAPSGEALTVFNSLPWERTEWFESEGGSWQRVTVPAMGIAAAGAAQSAAPATPTVCTVQRTIENELLKVTFSENGAIVSVFDKVHNREVVLPGQSANLLQVYDDKGDAWDFRQDYRETGGMPLALIESSSFESGPTAGVIQCYQYGDSVIIQKVVLTEGSRRIDFVTTVDWKEEEKMLRTSFPLNIRSERAACEIQFGYLNRPTHRNTMWDYAKDEICAHQYVDLSEPSYGAALLNDCKYGYRAEGSTLDLNLLRSSKYPDPEADQAEHMFTYSLYPHVGDHVAAEVYKQGYELNVPLRTARAEGEHSQPASSAAQSFFQPAHPSVMIEAVKKAEDSDAIIVRLYETSGASVQSALRVGLPLQDAWSTDLMENKQEQLEAVDGSIPLAFAPFEIKTVMLTISAK
- a CDS encoding GntR family transcriptional regulator: MNAMDRVPLYQKIQDYIRSLINSHGLKEGDRIPTEKELMERFNVSKITVVNALTGLANENVITRVPGRGSFVSSQASMVNAVETRPTASSVAVRHEPAARAGASTKSGIIGLILPSIHDYFAARLTQGVQRALTEKGYRTVIMLSNSALSVENEAIQTLMDMGAEGMLIFPVDEEQYNVEILGMKLSGYPFILIDRYLPGVETHYIAGDGRAGAALAVDHLWELGHREIAICSDSPIQTVTVQERIQGYMDALKKKGALINPAHIITEFAPFNEVKEDHPLYRYIRNRMATAYITLNSKLGMNVYRTARQCGLSVPEDLSLVSFDDPTAIAEDMSVFTHVKQFEHEIGYEAANKLIEVINDKQAAEHKYSKMIVKPELVVRQSTGPLKPVQ
- a CDS encoding helix-turn-helix domain-containing protein, with translation MNGKLDFFYYSTYESDTYVDFHNHQCFELVYYADGYGQMNLNGSLLDYVPGSMTLTRPLYTHDERHDAPTEVLFFGFSYDDYPISLVNGLYYDNEDKEMLKLLTRMRAELIGGKPHYMERLNLMVNEAIILLARFDSAGATKREKDTAADKLFFARRYMDENFSRPINIRTMSELAGYSQDHFRHLFKEVTGTSPGNYLLRRRLEHSRILLLSTELTVSDIGADCGFSTTSQFIQLFKQHLGATPLQYRIMQRKE
- a CDS encoding phytanoyl-CoA dioxygenase family protein encodes the protein MMTSHTELTLQQIEDYKSDGYLFMDDVLSSEEVEELREACASAQISVLRSQQDYENNTVHSLGITALHPAILRLAKHPAIVSKITPLIGANIQLQHSKLATKPPSKGRGIFPWHQDYAFYPHTNTDLLSVMIMLDDATPENGCMSMVKGSHRFGLLSHEKNGSFSPECQESRYWTSEEYEVVDITPRAGGISIHHCLTLHGSVANQSGKPRRGIVFSYRADDAYQMADTIFDDTGMLISGTKQGIVRCDVGTVWLPVRPFWGNTYGSAWNQEGPFAQRTNESENSSLQK